The following is a genomic window from Levilactobacillus zymae.
ACGAATTGACGTTGTCTCTTTACGTAGACAACCACAAGATCTAGTTTTACCAGAAGTTAAATCCGTCGTGCTGACATAGCAGTTATTTCCGCAGTCGCAAATACAGTGCCATTTTCCTTTGGTTTGCTTATTTTTATTTCCTGGAATCCACTCAGTTGCAACAAGTCGTCCGAATCTAATTCCCTGTAATTCTTTTTGTTTCAAGGCATTCACCCCCACTATCGCAACTCAATATCTTTTGTTAGTCGTCCGGTCAAAACTACTCGATTAATCATTAGAATTCCTCTTCTCACTTTGTTTTTTTAATTGAGCAATCACTAGGCTGATCAATTGGTTAGCACCATCATGCGTCAAATCTTTGACCTGGCTAACGTTTAATTTTTCCAGATAACCGTTTCTAACAGCTTCAATTGGGGCGCTTGCTGCCTTACTCATTGCCTCAAACAATCCGTTAAGTGTTGTGGCCTGCTGTTTAGTTACAGGCAGTAGTTGACGATTGCTTTGTTGTGTCCCGTAATTCCTATGATCTGGCCGTTGTACCATACGGTTTTTAGGAGCCGCTTTAGTTGCTTGCTGTCCATCGTCATCTTTAGAAGCTGATACGCCGAATGCCGCTGATAAACTATACCGTCGTGCATAAGTTTCAGCAGAGCCGAATGCCTGCGCGTCTTTACGCTGCACTGGCATGCTAAGTGGATTGTAAATAATATACTCCCCACTAGCATCGAACAGCATGGTCGTAATAGAGACACCATTAGGATCGCTGGTCGCCTCCTGCGTATAACCTAACGACTCTGGCAGCGCCCTATCTACTGCAGCGGTTAGGTCTTCCAAAGTTACATAATTCCCATAATGGCTTTTTCCGTCTTTACTTGGCTGTGCTTTGAGTAAATTCTTACGGAATTGTGCCATGCTGGTGGCCAAGTTTTTAATTGATTCGCTTTTTTCCATAACTTCCTCCTACTTAATTCGAATTGACCGTGTCTGTACTAGCTTGGCGCCAGGAACCTCTTCACCATCATTGAGCGCCTGTTTAATGGCCGTTTTATTCAGCTTCTTTTCTATCTCAGTAAATTCACCAGGAATAAGTTTATCGTCCGTCACAGCAACACTAACGGGGTTATTTTGAATCCAAATAGACAGGTCAATATCTTTGATTTTGTCCTTGCCCGCTGTTTCCATTCCGTGTTGTAGTGCTAATTTCAACCGGCTAATATTGTTGGACAACGCACGCTTTCGTTCTTGATCGTGTTTAATTTTATCTGCAAGTTGCTTTTCGTCAGCTACCAGCTGGTTAATAACTTTTCCGTATCCAATTGCTTTGTCAGCGATGCTGTCTTGCAAACTCTCAATCGTGTCAGCAAACAGCTGCTGATCTTCTGGTTTGGCACTGTTGGCTAATTCAACGACATGCAATAAGTTGCCCTCAAGTTCGTATAGATTCATGATTATTCCTCCGTTCGTAGTTGTTCTAATCGCTGATTAGTGCGGTCAATCTTCAGTTCCAAATACCGCTTGTACTTTTCGTCAGTAGCGTGTTCCAGACAATTCCGTAGCTCCGTTGCCAATGTTTCCAGCGCCTCAACGCGAGCGTTATGCTCTAAGATTGCTTGTTCCTCGTCGGTCTGATTAATGCGCGCGACCAAAGGCGTAGCAAATTTCCGGTCATATTCTGCGGTAGTTCCGCCTAAAGCCATTGCCATCGCCCTACTTTCTGAGTAGAATTGTCATAAAATAGTTTTGACAAACGTTTCATCTTTTCGAGTTCTGGCGGCCATGTCAGGGCTCTTTTTTTATGCCATAGAATCATTTGTGATCCTCCTTTTCGTTGTAGGTCAGTCCGAAGAAATCAATTGCCCAGGCCTTCCAGCCGCCCATCTCATGTACCGACTCAGACAGCCAGTATCCGAAGCCGATAAACGACGCCAGGATTGCGGTCCAGACCATGAATTCTCCGACAATGTAGTAGAGCAAATCCATTCTTGTCACCTCCTTATGCTGTCTGTTCATCAAGATGCAGGTACAAGTCACTCATACCCAGCAAATCGCAAGCACTGTACAAAGCTTCTCGATTTACTTCTTGCAGGTCTTCAAAAGATGGTTCATGTCCATCAGTCTTCATATTTTCACGTGGTGACTCGTTGTACGAAATCAAGAAGTCCATTGCTTCCCGAACACTATCAAATTCCATATTGATTCCTCCTTAGTATTCTTCGTTCCAAACTTGATACCGGATGGCAAATTCTTTGACGATTGCTGTGTAAATCTCAATCAGCTTCTTGTCATGAGCAATCACATCAACCTTTGTTGTATTCTTACGCTGAGTTTTTGAAGTCCCTTCCTCAGCCATTCGCCGTCTCAGGTTGGTTAGTCGCGTCTTAAGCGATACCCCACCTCGCCGGTCTACCTCGTCGTAGATGTCGTTGCGAGTCATTTTGTATGATTCGCCGGTGTTACCTTGTTGACGTGCAATCTTACTAATGAGGTGTGAGGTCTCATTCCGCCAGTTCATGGTAGACGTGGCAACAATCTCACTAACGCCATCAATTTTGTTTTCGAGGCGGTGTTGATTGCGTTCGTTATCTGCTAGCTTATCTACAACCCCCTGCATGAATTGAAGCTCGGGAGACAGTGCTGAGGTACGAGACTTAACTTGCTGTTCCATCTCATTGAACGCATCAATGTACTGGAGTTTGAATTGAAGTGCCTTATCACCGGTGAACCCCATTGCTAGTAAAGTGAATCCGTCACGGTTCATGTAATACATTGGATATTGCTTACCACGATTCTCATAAGTTCCTGTGGCAAACATTTCGTTCCCCAATTTTGGGGAACCAGATTGTGCAATCAGTTCTTCAATATCACGTGTAACATGATCATGTCGCTTACCAAATGTTTGTGCTACCTGCAAGCTACTTGTGACTGCTTGCTTGCCTTTCATGATTACTAATTCGTTCATGTGGTTCATTCCTTTCAGGTGTATAACTTAAAGTTGACTCAGGGGCAAAATTAATCATATCAATAGGCACTTGATACAGCTCCGCAAATGCTTTACCGTATCCAGGTGCAATATCGTTAGGATTAGCTTCTAAATGTGATACCCATTGTCGTGATACCTTTTTTCCAAAATAGTGTCCAAACCATTCAGCTACTTGCCTCTGACTAAGGCCGGCGTTAATTCTGGCTGCTTTTAAAGATATTCTAAATTTAGTAGCCTGCATGTCGTTCCTCCTTTCTTGATTGACGAATTGTCAAATCAAGTGTAACTTTTTACCGAAGAAAACTTCAGACGGTGTCTTCCAGCCTAAGACCTTACGGGGTCGATTATTTAAATCCCTGACGAACTTCGCGATATCTTGATCGGTCAGTTCATCAAGGTCAGTTCCTTTGGGAAAATACTCTCGGATGAGACCATTGGTATTTTCGTTGGTCCCACGTTGTTGTGGTGCGTGCGGGTCTGGAAAATAGACTGAGATACCAAGCTCTTTACCGACTTCACGATAACCCGCAAACTCTGTACCTCGGTCTGGTGTAAGCGTACGAACGCGTTTAGGTGTGACTGTATGCAGGAGGTCGATCATCGTTTGGGTCACATTCTTGGCATTCACTTTGGGTACACGCTCAGACAGAAGGTATCGTGACTTACGGTCGACCAGTGACACTAACCCCGAACGCCCGACCTTGCCGCGAACGGTATCGCCTTCCCAATGACCAAAACGAGTCCGATTCTCACATGAGACTGGTCGTTCATGGACTGATGGGACATTATTAAAACGGCCACGTCGTTCGTTGACAGTTCCTTTAACCTTACGAGTTTTCCCACGATGTCGTAACTTTCGAGCGAATCCTCGAGCCCCATGACTTTTACGTTTAACGCCTAAATTATCTCGTTCAATTCCGCGATAAATCGTGTTGTAGCTGATATGCCAATTACTGTTCTCTAAAGATAAACGACCGGCGATTTGCTCGGGTGACCAGTGCCGTTGAAGAATACAGTGAAGGACAAAGTCGCGTAGCTTTAAATTCTCCAGTACCCTGAGGCGACGACTCTTTAATCGGCGCTGTTGATAGTTCTGCTGGGCTTTTACGACGGAATAGGCGCCCCGACCGCCGTTGCGTTTAATTTCTCGTGACACAGTGGCTTTGGAACAACCGATTTGATCGGCAATAACCTGGTAAGTATGGTGTAAAGTTACACCTAACAGTATGCATTCGCGGTC
Proteins encoded in this region:
- a CDS encoding ERF family protein gives rise to the protein MEKSESIKNLATSMAQFRKNLLKAQPSKDGKSHYGNYVTLEDLTAAVDRALPESLGYTQEATSDPNGVSITTMLFDASGEYIIYNPLSMPVQRKDAQAFGSAETYARRYSLSAAFGVSASKDDDGQQATKAAPKNRMVQRPDHRNYGTQQSNRQLLPVTKQQATTLNGLFEAMSKAASAPIEAVRNGYLEKLNVSQVKDLTHDGANQLISLVIAQLKKQSEKRNSND
- a CDS encoding siphovirus Gp157 family protein encodes the protein MNLYELEGNLLHVVELANSAKPEDQQLFADTIESLQDSIADKAIGYGKVINQLVADEKQLADKIKHDQERKRALSNNISRLKLALQHGMETAGKDKIKDIDLSIWIQNNPVSVAVTDDKLIPGEFTEIEKKLNKTAIKQALNDGEEVPGAKLVQTRSIRIK
- a CDS encoding Rha family transcriptional regulator — translated: MNELVIMKGKQAVTSSLQVAQTFGKRHDHVTRDIEELIAQSGSPKLGNEMFATGTYENRGKQYPMYYMNRDGFTLLAMGFTGDKALQFKLQYIDAFNEMEQQVKSRTSALSPELQFMQGVVDKLADNERNQHRLENKIDGVSEIVATSTMNWRNETSHLISKIARQQGNTGESYKMTRNDIYDEVDRRGGVSLKTRLTNLRRRMAEEGTSKTQRKNTTKVDVIAHDKKLIEIYTAIVKEFAIRYQVWNEEY
- a CDS encoding helix-turn-helix transcriptional regulator; protein product: MQATKFRISLKAARINAGLSQRQVAEWFGHYFGKKVSRQWVSHLEANPNDIAPGYGKAFAELYQVPIDMINFAPESTLSYTPERNEPHERISNHERQASSHK
- a CDS encoding IS30 family transposase, with amino-acid sequence MSPYTHLTLKDRECILLGVTLHHTYQVIADQIGCSKATVSREIKRNGGRGAYSVVKAQQNYQQRRLKSRRLRVLENLKLRDFVLHCILQRHWSPEQIAGRLSLENSNWHISYNTIYRGIERDNLGVKRKSHGARGFARKLRHRGKTRKVKGTVNERRGRFNNVPSVHERPVSCENRTRFGHWEGDTVRGKVGRSGLVSLVDRKSRYLLSERVPKVNAKNVTQTMIDLLHTVTPKRVRTLTPDRGTEFAGYREVGKELGISVYFPDPHAPQQRGTNENTNGLIREYFPKGTDLDELTDQDIAKFVRDLNNRPRKVLGWKTPSEVFFGKKLHLI